The Croceicoccus marinus genome contains a region encoding:
- a CDS encoding PilZ domain-containing protein yields the protein MNLRIEDRSRITVHGLYRVSNGRERSAIIIDLSPKGCRLLERMHQLPVGADIMLTMGHISAFPARICWNEGSFYGVEFKRPLHRVVLEHLYRGGAPVLRAPGGEDVSAEDAG from the coding sequence ATGAACCTGCGCATCGAAGACCGTTCGCGAATAACGGTGCACGGCCTCTACCGCGTCAGCAACGGGCGCGAACGGTCCGCCATCATCATCGACCTTTCGCCCAAGGGCTGCCGCCTGCTGGAACGCATGCACCAGCTTCCGGTCGGGGCGGACATCATGCTGACCATGGGCCACATCTCCGCCTTCCCGGCGCGCATCTGCTGGAACGAGGGATCGTTCTATGGCGTAGAATTCAAGCGCCCGCTGCACCGCGTCGTCCTTGAACATCTCTATCGCGGCGGCGCGCCCGTGTTGCGTGCCCCCGGCGGCGAGGATGTCAGCGCGGAAGACGCGGGCTAG
- the mmsB gene encoding 3-hydroxyisobutyrate dehydrogenase, which translates to MKIAFIGLGNMGGGMAANLAKAGHDVRAFDLSEAALAHARDAGCTGFSSAREAVEGVEAVVSMLPNGAIVDKVYTDEVIGHAPAGALLIDCSTIDIATARKMIDAAQASGYEMVDAPVSGGIAAANGGTLTFMVGGTDSAFGRAEKVLDPMAKAVIRAGDAGAGQVAKMCNNMLLACHMIGTCEALKLAERNGLAMDKFHEISSKSTGYCWSLNDYTPAPSVGAASPADNGYAGGFAVALMLKDLRLAMDAAERSGAKVDLGSKAAEIYEAANAAGLGGKDFGAIFETL; encoded by the coding sequence ATGAAGATCGCCTTCATCGGCCTGGGCAACATGGGCGGCGGCATGGCCGCGAACCTGGCGAAAGCCGGCCATGACGTGCGCGCTTTCGACCTGAGCGAGGCCGCTTTGGCGCACGCAAGGGACGCAGGCTGCACCGGTTTCAGTTCGGCCAGGGAGGCCGTGGAGGGTGTCGAGGCGGTCGTTTCGATGTTGCCCAACGGCGCGATCGTCGACAAGGTCTATACCGACGAGGTGATCGGCCACGCCCCGGCGGGCGCTCTGCTGATTGACTGTTCGACCATCGACATCGCCACCGCGCGCAAAATGATCGATGCGGCGCAGGCATCGGGGTACGAGATGGTGGACGCCCCGGTTTCGGGCGGCATCGCGGCGGCGAACGGCGGAACGCTGACCTTCATGGTGGGCGGCACCGACAGCGCCTTCGGACGCGCCGAAAAGGTGCTGGACCCGATGGCCAAGGCGGTGATCCGCGCGGGCGATGCCGGTGCGGGGCAGGTGGCCAAGATGTGCAACAACATGCTGCTGGCCTGCCACATGATCGGCACGTGCGAGGCGCTTAAGCTGGCCGAGCGCAATGGCCTTGCCATGGACAAGTTCCACGAGATCAGCTCGAAATCGACGGGCTATTGCTGGTCGCTCAACGATTATACGCCCGCGCCTAGCGTGGGGGCGGCAAGCCCTGCCGACAATGGCTATGCGGGCGGCTTTGCCGTGGCGCTGATGCTGAAAGACCTGAGGCTGGCGATGGACGCGGCCGAGCGCAGCGGTGCCAAGGTGGATCTGGGCAGCAAGGCGGCCGAGATCTACGAGGCGGCCAATGCGGCGGGGCTGGGCGGCAAGGACTTCGGCGCGATCTTCGAGACGCTCTAG
- a CDS encoding enoyl-CoA hydratase-related protein: MTYETITVETRGAVTLVTLNRPKALNALNSQVLADLTDAFAAYEADGDQRCLVLTGSGDKAFAAGADIKEMLDKQAADFFLEDFFVGWTADLVKKTRKPWIAAVNGFALGGGCELAMMADFILASDNAKFGQPEIKLGVAPGMGGSQRLTRAVGKSKAMEMCLTGRMMDAEEAERAGLIARIVPAANLLDDAMKTAAAIAAMPPMAAMMNKEMVHMAFETTLDQGLIAERRMFQILVATEDKAEGMAAFVEKREGQWKGR; encoded by the coding sequence ATGACTTACGAGACGATCACGGTCGAAACGCGCGGCGCGGTGACGCTGGTCACGCTCAACCGGCCCAAGGCATTGAATGCGCTGAATTCGCAGGTCCTGGCCGATCTGACCGATGCTTTCGCCGCCTATGAAGCCGACGGAGACCAGCGCTGTCTGGTCCTGACGGGCAGCGGGGACAAGGCGTTTGCCGCGGGCGCCGACATCAAGGAGATGCTCGACAAGCAGGCCGCTGATTTCTTCCTTGAGGATTTCTTCGTCGGCTGGACCGCCGACCTCGTGAAGAAGACGCGCAAGCCGTGGATCGCGGCGGTCAACGGCTTTGCGCTGGGCGGCGGGTGCGAGCTGGCGATGATGGCGGATTTCATCCTTGCATCGGACAATGCGAAATTCGGCCAGCCCGAGATCAAGCTGGGCGTCGCCCCCGGCATGGGCGGATCGCAGCGCCTGACCCGCGCGGTCGGCAAGTCCAAGGCGATGGAAATGTGCCTGACGGGTCGGATGATGGACGCCGAGGAGGCAGAGCGTGCCGGACTGATCGCGCGGATCGTGCCCGCCGCGAACCTGCTTGACGATGCGATGAAGACCGCCGCGGCGATCGCCGCGATGCCGCCGATGGCCGCGATGATGAACAAGGAAATGGTCCACATGGCGTTCGAAACCACGCTTGACCAGGGGCTGATCGCCGAACGCCGGATGTTCCAGATCCTGGTCGCGACCGAGGACAAGGCCGAAGGAATGGCCGCATTCGTCGAGAAGCGCGAAGGACAGTGGAAGGGGCGCTGA
- a CDS encoding enoyl-CoA hydratase/isomerase family protein, with product MSDILIHTHGTAGRKIGHISLNRPKAIHSLTMEMCEAMIEALLAWRDDDAVKAVILDHAEGRGFCAGGDVTLLRNSALQDGGKSGRAFFHTEYQLNHLLFTYPKPVVAFMDGITMGGGVGISQPARFRVVTENTRYAMPETGIGLICDVGGGWYLSRLPGQLGKFLGLTGARLDGAECLWAGLGTHYLESGALAEAKARIIEKPDEIGDILDALASEPPEARLRGNMDTIDRLFAADTLAGIMDALEADDGEWAAKELKTLRSKSPMTCELVLRQLREGAAAPDFAHNMTMEYRAAGRAIMLPDFAEGVRALIVDKTGDPAWKPARVADIDPKAVDAVFAPLPPEEEWKPL from the coding sequence ATGAGCGATATCCTGATCCACACGCATGGTACGGCAGGCCGGAAGATCGGCCATATTTCGCTCAATCGTCCCAAGGCGATCCATTCGCTGACGATGGAAATGTGCGAGGCGATGATCGAGGCGCTGCTGGCATGGCGCGATGACGATGCGGTTAAGGCCGTCATCCTCGACCATGCCGAGGGGCGCGGTTTCTGCGCGGGCGGCGACGTGACCCTGCTGCGCAATTCGGCGCTGCAAGATGGCGGCAAGTCGGGGCGGGCGTTCTTCCACACGGAATATCAGCTCAACCATCTGCTGTTCACCTATCCCAAGCCGGTCGTGGCTTTCATGGACGGGATCACCATGGGCGGCGGTGTCGGCATCTCGCAGCCTGCCCGTTTCCGGGTGGTCACCGAAAACACCCGCTATGCCATGCCGGAAACCGGGATCGGCCTGATCTGCGACGTCGGCGGCGGCTGGTATCTGTCGCGCCTGCCGGGTCAGTTGGGCAAGTTCCTGGGCCTCACCGGCGCGCGGCTGGACGGGGCGGAATGCCTGTGGGCCGGTCTGGGCACGCATTACCTGGAAAGCGGCGCGCTTGCCGAGGCCAAGGCGCGGATCATCGAGAAGCCGGATGAGATCGGGGATATTCTGGACGCGCTCGCCAGCGAACCGCCGGAAGCGCGGCTGCGCGGCAATATGGACACGATCGACCGACTGTTCGCAGCCGACACCTTGGCCGGGATCATGGATGCGCTGGAAGCAGATGACGGCGAATGGGCCGCCAAGGAACTGAAGACGCTCCGCTCCAAGAGCCCGATGACCTGCGAGCTGGTGCTGCGGCAGCTGCGCGAGGGTGCCGCAGCGCCCGACTTCGCCCACAACATGACCATGGAATATCGCGCCGCCGGCCGCGCCATCATGCTCCCCGACTTTGCCGAGGGCGTGAGGGCACTGATCGTCGACAAGACCGGAGACCCTGCGTGGAAGCCCGCGCGTGTCGCGGACATCGACCCGAAAGCGGTCGATGCGGTGTTCGCGCCGCTCCCGCCTGAAGAGGAATGGAAACCCCTATGA
- a CDS encoding acyl-CoA dehydrogenase family protein, whose amino-acid sequence MTGQFELTEDQQAIQEMARRFAADAITPHAAEWDEKKILPRDTLTQAGELGFGAIYVSEEAGGIGLGRLESALIMEALAYGCPSTSAFISIHNMASWMIDCFGADAVKDKYLPSLVTMERLASYCLTEPGSGSDAAALKTRAVDKGDHWEVTGSKQFISGGGVNEIYVNMVRTGEDGPKGISCLVIEKDMEGVSFGAQEKKLGWNSQPTAALILDRVKVPKENIVGSEGQGFAIAMQGLDGGRLNIGACSLGGAQRAIDEALAYVKDRQQFGRAIADFQNTQFTLAEMAAELEAARALLYLAAAKVTAGSADKTRFAAMAKMISTETGSSVVDRALQLFGGYGYLKEYPVEKLWRDLRVHSILEGTNQIMRMIVGREMVR is encoded by the coding sequence ATGACAGGCCAGTTCGAACTTACCGAGGACCAGCAGGCGATTCAGGAGATGGCCCGGCGCTTCGCCGCCGATGCCATCACCCCCCATGCCGCCGAATGGGACGAGAAGAAGATTCTGCCCCGCGACACGCTGACGCAGGCGGGCGAGCTGGGTTTCGGCGCGATCTATGTGTCCGAAGAAGCGGGCGGGATCGGCCTGGGCAGGCTTGAATCCGCGCTGATCATGGAAGCGCTGGCCTATGGCTGCCCGTCGACCAGCGCCTTTATCTCGATCCACAACATGGCAAGCTGGATGATCGACTGCTTTGGCGCCGATGCGGTCAAGGACAAGTATCTGCCTTCGCTGGTCACCATGGAAAGGCTTGCCAGCTATTGCCTGACCGAGCCCGGTTCGGGATCGGATGCCGCCGCGCTCAAGACCAGGGCCGTCGACAAGGGCGATCATTGGGAAGTGACCGGGTCGAAGCAGTTCATCTCGGGCGGCGGGGTGAACGAGATCTATGTCAACATGGTCCGCACCGGAGAGGACGGACCCAAGGGCATTTCCTGCCTGGTGATCGAAAAGGACATGGAAGGCGTCTCGTTCGGCGCGCAGGAGAAGAAGCTGGGCTGGAATTCGCAGCCGACCGCTGCGCTGATCCTGGACAGGGTCAAGGTACCCAAGGAAAATATCGTTGGCTCCGAAGGGCAGGGCTTTGCCATCGCGATGCAGGGGCTAGATGGCGGGCGGCTCAATATCGGGGCCTGCTCGCTGGGCGGGGCGCAGCGCGCCATCGACGAGGCGCTGGCCTATGTGAAGGACCGCCAGCAATTCGGCCGCGCCATTGCCGATTTCCAGAACACGCAGTTCACCCTCGCCGAGATGGCGGCAGAACTGGAAGCGGCACGCGCGCTGCTCTACCTCGCCGCAGCCAAGGTGACGGCAGGCTCGGCGGACAAGACGCGCTTTGCCGCGATGGCCAAGATGATCTCCACCGAAACGGGCAGCAGCGTCGTCGACCGCGCACTGCAATTGTTCGGCGGCTACGGCTATCTAAAGGAATATCCGGTCGAGAAACTGTGGCGGGACCTGCGCGTGCACTCGATCCTCGAGGGTACCAACCAGATCATGCGCATGATCGTCGGGCGGGAGATGGTGCGATGA
- a CDS encoding I78 family peptidase inhibitor, with the protein MKRAAMILTLAPFALAGCTATGGGAGPEPVRMGADATCNADPVQDRLGQTATAELGVQLLTATGARTLRWAPPRSAMTMDFRPDRLTVSYDDTMAIDRISCG; encoded by the coding sequence ATGAAGCGCGCAGCAATGATACTGACCCTTGCACCCTTTGCGCTGGCTGGCTGCACGGCCACCGGCGGCGGGGCGGGGCCGGAGCCGGTGAGAATGGGAGCCGACGCGACCTGCAACGCGGACCCCGTCCAGGACCGCCTCGGCCAGACCGCGACGGCCGAGCTGGGCGTGCAGCTTCTGACGGCGACTGGCGCAAGAACCCTGCGATGGGCTCCGCCGCGCAGCGCGATGACGATGGACTTCCGGCCCGACCGGCTGACCGTGTCCTATGACGATACCATGGCGATCGACCGGATCAGCTGCGGCTGA
- a CDS encoding CoA-acylating methylmalonate-semialdehyde dehydrogenase has translation MRTIDHFIAGGTGGASGRTHKVWNPSTGEVQAEVPLGDAALLDKAVEIAKKVQPEWAATNPQRRARVMFRFKELIEQNMQELAELLASEHGKVVDDAKGDVQRGLEVIEFACGIPQVLKGEYTVGAGTGIDVYSMRQPLGIGAGITPFNFPAMIPMWMFGMAIAAGNAFILKPSERDPSVPVRLAELFLEAGAPEGLLQVVHGDKVMVDAILDHPDIAAVSFVGSSDIAHYVYNRGVAAGKRVQAMGGAKNHGIVMPDADLDQVVNDLTGAAFGSAGERCMALPVVVPVGEETADRLREKLIPAINALRVGVSNDPDAHYGPVVTPEHRSRIEKWIETAVDEGSELVIDGRGFTLQGHEKGFFMGPTLLDRVTPDMESYKEEIFGPVLQMVRARDFEEAVALPSKHQYGNGVAIFTRNGHAAREFAARVNVGMVGINVPIPVPVSYHSFGGWKRSAFGDTNQYGMEGMRFWTKVKTVTQRWPDGGVGDGANAFLIPTL, from the coding sequence ATGCGCACGATAGACCACTTCATCGCGGGCGGAACCGGCGGAGCTTCGGGCCGCACGCACAAGGTATGGAATCCCTCGACCGGAGAGGTCCAGGCAGAGGTGCCGCTGGGCGATGCGGCGCTGCTCGACAAGGCGGTGGAGATTGCGAAGAAGGTGCAGCCTGAATGGGCGGCGACCAATCCGCAGCGCCGCGCGCGGGTCATGTTCCGCTTCAAGGAGCTGATTGAGCAGAACATGCAGGAACTCGCCGAACTGCTGGCGAGCGAGCATGGCAAGGTCGTCGACGACGCCAAGGGCGACGTGCAGCGCGGGCTTGAGGTGATCGAATTCGCCTGCGGCATCCCGCAGGTGCTGAAGGGCGAATACACGGTCGGCGCGGGCACCGGCATCGACGTCTATTCGATGCGCCAGCCGCTGGGCATCGGCGCGGGAATCACTCCGTTCAACTTTCCCGCCATGATCCCGATGTGGATGTTCGGCATGGCGATCGCGGCAGGCAATGCCTTTATCCTGAAACCCAGCGAACGCGATCCCAGCGTTCCGGTGCGACTTGCCGAGCTGTTTCTGGAAGCCGGCGCGCCCGAGGGGCTGCTGCAGGTCGTGCATGGCGACAAGGTGATGGTCGACGCCATTCTGGACCATCCCGATATTGCGGCGGTCAGCTTCGTGGGTTCGTCCGACATCGCGCATTATGTCTATAATCGCGGCGTCGCTGCCGGAAAGCGCGTTCAGGCGATGGGCGGGGCCAAGAACCATGGCATCGTGATGCCCGACGCGGATCTCGACCAGGTGGTGAACGATCTTACCGGTGCGGCCTTCGGCTCGGCGGGGGAACGCTGCATGGCGCTGCCCGTGGTGGTGCCGGTGGGAGAGGAGACCGCCGACCGCCTGCGCGAGAAGCTGATCCCCGCGATCAACGCGCTGCGCGTGGGCGTTTCGAACGATCCAGACGCGCATTACGGCCCGGTCGTCACACCCGAACACAGGTCGCGGATCGAGAAGTGGATCGAGACAGCGGTGGACGAGGGTTCGGAACTGGTCATCGACGGGCGCGGCTTCACGCTGCAGGGTCACGAAAAGGGCTTCTTCATGGGCCCCACGCTGCTCGACCGCGTGACGCCCGACATGGAAAGCTACAAGGAAGAGATCTTCGGCCCCGTGCTGCAAATGGTGCGCGCCAGGGATTTCGAGGAGGCGGTCGCGCTGCCGTCGAAGCACCAGTACGGCAATGGCGTCGCGATCTTTACCCGCAACGGCCACGCGGCGCGCGAATTCGCGGCGCGGGTAAACGTGGGCATGGTCGGCATCAACGTGCCGATCCCGGTGCCCGTCAGCTATCACAGCTTCGGCGGGTGGAAGCGCAGCGCATTCGGCGACACCAACCAGTATGGCATGGAAGGCATGCGCTTTTGGACCAAGGTGAAGACCGTGACCCAGCGCTGGCCCGATGGCGGCGTGGGCGACGGGGCCAATGCGTTCCTGATCCCCACCTTGTGA
- a CDS encoding LysR family transcriptional regulator — protein MQDIDWSDFQVFLALAQSGRTGDAANLLGVDATTVSRRLKRLETGLAVALFERGRDGHQLTEAGEELLEQVSTMARAAAKIRDGAEAGEGLSGTLRISVSEGFGSWFLARHIPDLADAHPALTIDLVASSGFLNPSRREADIAVMLSRPRSGQLIARKLSDYALSLYATQDYLDRAGTPQRSEDLITGHRLIGYVPELVYAPELVYLDEIHPGLRATLRSSSINAQHRLIARGAGLGVLPRFIGDADPALVPLLPQRSILRSFWIVTHADTNSLARVRAGTEWLIDVVAKHRSVLLSR, from the coding sequence ATGCAGGATATCGACTGGAGCGATTTTCAGGTCTTCCTGGCGCTGGCCCAATCGGGCCGGACCGGCGATGCCGCCAATCTGCTGGGCGTCGATGCGACCACCGTCAGCCGGCGGCTGAAACGGCTGGAAACCGGGCTTGCCGTCGCCCTGTTCGAACGGGGCCGCGATGGCCACCAGCTGACCGAGGCGGGCGAGGAACTGCTTGAGCAGGTGTCGACCATGGCACGGGCCGCCGCCAAGATCCGCGACGGGGCGGAAGCGGGCGAAGGCCTGTCGGGCACGCTACGGATTAGCGTGTCGGAAGGGTTCGGCAGCTGGTTCCTGGCGCGGCACATCCCGGATCTGGCCGACGCCCATCCCGCGCTAACGATCGACCTCGTCGCCAGCAGCGGCTTCCTCAACCCTTCGCGGCGAGAGGCCGATATCGCGGTCATGCTGTCGCGCCCGCGGTCGGGCCAGCTGATCGCCCGGAAGCTGTCGGATTATGCGCTAAGCCTGTACGCGACGCAGGATTACCTGGACCGCGCGGGCACGCCGCAAAGGTCGGAGGATCTGATCACCGGCCACCGCCTGATCGGCTATGTACCCGAACTCGTCTATGCGCCCGAGCTGGTCTATCTGGATGAGATTCACCCCGGCCTTCGCGCGACGCTGCGATCGTCCAGCATCAACGCGCAGCACCGCCTGATCGCACGGGGCGCGGGGCTTGGAGTGCTGCCGCGATTCATCGGCGATGCCGATCCGGCTCTCGTCCCCCTGCTGCCGCAGCGGTCGATCCTGCGCAGCTTCTGGATCGTGACCCACGCCGACACCAATTCGCTGGCGCGCGTGCGGGCGGGCACCGAATGGCTGATCGACGTTGTGGCAAAGCACCGTTCGGTGCTGCTTTCCCGCTGA
- the lpdA gene encoding dihydrolipoyl dehydrogenase — translation MADSYDVIVLGSGPGGYVSAIRCAQLGLKTAIVERELLGGICLNWGCIPTKALLRSAEIFHYMQHAKDYGLAAKEIEADLDAVVKRSRGVAKQLNSGVTHLMKKNKITVHMGTGKLVAPGRLEVKGEKGTEELTAKHIIVATGARARDLPGNPADGDRIWTYRHAMTPKEMPTKLLVIGSGAIGIEFASFYNDMGVDVTVVEMMDRIVPVEDKDVSAFLEKALTKQGMTIKTGAKVEITGKTAKSVKAKITDKAGKAEDTEFSHAIVAIGIVPNTEEIGLEKLGITADRGFIQIDDYGRTNVKGVWSIGDCTPGPWLAHKASHEGVTAAEAIAQELGNKDVHPHPLDRANIPGCTYCHPQIASVGMTEAKAKEAGYEVKTGTFPFIGNGKAIALGEAEGFTKTVFDAKTGELLGAHMIGAEVTEMIQGYVVGKTLETTEAELMNTIFPHPTISESMHESVLAAYGRALHI, via the coding sequence GTGGCAGACAGCTATGACGTGATCGTGCTCGGTTCGGGGCCGGGGGGCTATGTTTCGGCGATCCGCTGCGCGCAGCTGGGCCTGAAGACCGCCATCGTGGAGCGCGAGCTGCTGGGCGGCATCTGCCTCAACTGGGGCTGCATCCCGACCAAGGCTCTGCTGCGTTCGGCCGAGATATTCCACTATATGCAGCACGCCAAGGACTACGGCCTTGCCGCCAAGGAGATCGAGGCCGATCTGGACGCAGTGGTCAAGCGTTCGCGCGGGGTGGCCAAGCAACTGAATTCGGGTGTCACGCACCTGATGAAGAAGAACAAGATCACGGTTCACATGGGCACCGGCAAGCTCGTCGCTCCCGGCAGACTGGAAGTGAAGGGCGAGAAGGGCACGGAAGAACTGACCGCCAAGCACATCATCGTCGCCACCGGCGCACGCGCCCGCGACCTGCCCGGCAATCCCGCCGATGGCGACCGGATCTGGACCTATCGCCACGCGATGACGCCCAAGGAGATGCCGACGAAGCTGCTGGTCATCGGATCGGGCGCGATCGGCATCGAATTCGCCAGCTTCTACAACGACATGGGTGTCGACGTTACGGTCGTCGAGATGATGGACCGCATCGTGCCGGTCGAGGACAAGGACGTCTCGGCCTTCCTTGAAAAGGCGCTGACCAAGCAGGGCATGACGATCAAGACCGGCGCAAAGGTCGAGATTACCGGCAAGACGGCCAAATCGGTCAAGGCGAAGATCACCGACAAGGCGGGCAAGGCGGAAGACACCGAATTCAGCCACGCCATCGTCGCCATCGGCATCGTCCCCAATACCGAGGAGATCGGGCTGGAGAAGCTGGGGATCACGGCTGACCGCGGGTTCATCCAGATCGACGATTACGGGCGCACCAATGTGAAGGGCGTCTGGTCCATCGGCGATTGCACCCCGGGCCCATGGCTGGCGCACAAGGCAAGCCACGAAGGCGTCACGGCAGCCGAAGCGATCGCGCAGGAACTGGGCAACAAGGACGTGCACCCGCACCCGCTGGACCGCGCCAACATTCCGGGCTGCACCTATTGCCACCCACAGATCGCCAGCGTCGGCATGACCGAGGCGAAGGCGAAGGAAGCGGGCTACGAGGTGAAGACCGGCACCTTCCCCTTCATCGGCAACGGCAAGGCGATCGCTCTGGGCGAGGCAGAGGGTTTCACCAAGACCGTGTTCGACGCCAAGACCGGCGAACTGCTGGGCGCGCACATGATCGGCGCCGAAGTGACCGAGATGATCCAGGGCTATGTCGTCGGCAAGACGCTTGAAACGACCGAGGCCGAGCTGATGAACACGATCTTCCCGCATCCGACCATCAGCGAAAGCATGCATGAAAGCGTGCTGGCCGCTTACGGCCGCGCATTGCATATCTGA